From a single Lates calcarifer isolate ASB-BC8 linkage group LG12, TLL_Latcal_v3, whole genome shotgun sequence genomic region:
- the LOC108881486 gene encoding FYVE, RhoGEF and PH domain-containing protein 5 isoform X3, which translates to MNTDCTKPSVAPKPRFVCHASLKLPSPLMSVARGPKPSIAPKPKVTPELNGNQGGCSNGGLLTSDSEVDEEHETENGLNKAITAEEQFNAYVLKSPQKDLQNVSPGPEDGEVTEEEKEEEEDVIQKMDEDWRLTDSAVTEEVDSLETLWVSDAGLTADSEEAVEMIDTDMTEDMEAEGCDAGEALADTDGLSVGDISVNSTDEQAICPSAENQDVRQEQLQVKEDETADDLSESLTDEPGIPINENMRDTDSQQDFLSDGEEKGEESASDYGFSCNMLNLRCGHKIKEKGEILHNISFYDFIPEDQKQFCDPSKKHVALEDNPTREPYYVCSEDIINRDMMPRNNSSAHGLPDSPQTLQKLLSVNCSGISAGKHEETAENGQIDCMSPENYVEIGNSDEYDCDKDDANKVRTCQKRTSGEHKAHTAEALLNHLECQPRFRLVSISVPTDTDTSLTSSLSESQLLSPNDSDVFRDDDDDLEGHIVPFLDDTTDTEQDISDEHVYEEPRHSSEGEHVFPFDRKATGMRSHSLSHHTNNSVAEKGVQFVQRPYMSGFGQPALSSSPMLSSMRYKSYSKPHYLSLYPRSLSMEGQDMPLCVYRDREESQRQKGAICSSGSFSRRSPLSSSGLSTPTSVVDIPPPFELAYITKRPITKSSPSLLIEGDSSEKNRKKKSSIKRFLMLKFRRKTESKSVVDVNPSSFKSSAESSHHTPSRLLDLDRHSLSSSPQLNSRSASKPQVPSEPASTFLFYKESKRKGNSVAFLNRSVVRVESFEDRSRVPFIPLPLTKPRSISFPNTDTSDYENVPAISSDYENLQVPQRRPVRQGPFTDFFDRPSCVLSSANDTDGYVDMSSLPGFKSKTQSPEEETESAYTEAYNVCAVAVSPQTGSAGDVRGETAGEEDQGRTSEEEDGGADSNYDRQPDGRSRAFYIAKELVDTERLHVKALKLLQEDFREAVGAAVGDEGEPVLEEERLREILNELPDVYSLHRRILTELENRIRHWEESQRIADIFLCRKAEFLVFTTYIGHYDRSMNLLEDSCRTSPAFAAIVHQFEQSPAGKKVSLKHQLLQVIVRVAQYRMLLTDYLNNLSPDSKEYEDTQAAVAIVSDIADQVNDSLKHGENLLRLVNIEYSVHGQRDLLQPGRVFVKEGTLMKVSRKSRQPRHLFLMNDVLLYTYPQQDGKYRLKNTLPLTGLKVSKPIIENVQNALRIEGTDVSITLSASSFIEREDWFYTLSRAVTEHTRGSVSSCSGEARDRLHLSLGEKAPTLVPVSQVMMCMNCTSDFSLTLRKHHCHGCGRIVCRSCSRNRYPLKYMKDRMAKVCDHCYNELKKRGADVSVLTGKNSPRLNRSSRPLSAVFQNIHPPNIWRHRKGTVTFNQVTVSEEGSISGSLQRSKRSKRNWKRLWFLLKDKEKVASESLPLLGFTVKLPDKQEGEEEANVFQLYHKNTLYYTFKAQDNYTAQRWVNAMEEATVL; encoded by the exons ATGAACACAG ACTGCACCAAGCCTTCTGTTGCTCCAAAGCCAAGATTTGTTTGTCACGCCAGTCTGAAGCTGCCTTCCCCTCTCATGTCTGTGGCCAGGGGTCCCAAACCTTCTATTGCCCCAAAACCTAAAGTCACACCTGAGCTTAACGGCAACCAGGGAGGATGCAGTAATGGTGGCTTGCTAACTTCAGACAGCGAGGTTGATGAAGAGCATGAGACGGAGAATGGTCTAAACAAAGCGATTACAGCAGAAGAACAATTCAACGCCTACGTCCTAAAATCACCACAAAAAGATTTACAGAATGTGTCACCGGGGCCGGAGGACGGAGAggtgacagaagaggaaaaggaagaggaggaagacgtGATTCAGAAGATGGATGAGGACTGGAGATTAACTGACAGTGCTGTAACAGAGGAGGTGGACTCCCTGGAGACACTGTGGGTCAGTGATGCTGGACTCACAGCTGACTCCGAAGAGGCAGTGGAGATGATTGACACAGACATGACGGAGGACATGGAGGCTGAAGGTTGTGACGCAGGCGAGGCTCTGGCTGACACAGATGGCCTCTCTGTGGGAGATATTTCTGTTAATAGCACTGATGAGCAGGCCATTTGCCCCTCTGCTGAAAATCAAGACGTAAGGCAGGAACAGCTCCAGGTCAAAGAGGATGAAACAGCTGATGATTTATCTGAATCTCTCACAGACGAACCTGGCATACCCATCAATGAAAACATGAGGGACACTGATTCACAACAAGATTTTCTATcagatggagaagagaaaggGGAGGAGTCTGCTTCTGATTATGGCTTCTCTTGCAACATGCTGAATTTGAGGTGTGGCcataaaataaaggaaaagggCGAAATTCTACACAACATTAGTTTTTATGACTTTATCCCTGAAGACCAGAAACAGTTCTGTGATCCATCTAAGAAACATGTTGCCTTAGAGGACAATCCAACCCGTGAACCTTATTATGTCTGTTCAGAAGACATTATCAACAGAGACATGATGCCACGGAATAACAGCTCAGCTCATGGACTGCCAGATAGTCCACAAACACTACAGAAGCTTTTGTCTGTGAACTGCAGTGGAATATCAGCTGGGAAACAtgaggaaacagcagaaaatggacAAATAGATTGTATGTCTCCTGAGAATTATGTGGAGATTGGTAACAGCGATGAATATGACTGCGACAAAGATGATGCGAACAAGGTAAGAACATGTCAGAAAAGGACATCAGGAGAGCACAAAGCTCATACAGCGGAGGCCTTGCTGAATCATCTGGAGTGCCAGCCGAGGTTCAGGCTGGTATCGATCTCAGTGCCAACGGACACTGACACCTCACTGACCTCTTCGCTCTCTGAAAGCCAGCTGCTTTCCCCAAACGACTCCGACGTCTTTAGAGACGACGACGACGACCTGGAGGGTCACATAGTGCCGTTTCTGGACGACACCACTGACACAGAGCAGGACATCAGTGATGAGCATGTTTATGAGGAGCCACGCCACAGTTCGGAGGGTGaacatgtttttccatttgACAGGAAGGCCACAGGGATGCGATCCCACTCACTTTCACACCACACTAataacagtgtggctgagaagGGAGTGCAGTTTGTTCAGAGGCCCTACATGAGTGGATTCGGACAACCTGCACTGAGCAGCAGCCCCATGTTAAGCTCGATGCGATACAAGAGCTACTCCAAACCCCACTATTTGTCCTTGTATCCCCGCTCCCTCTCCATGGAGGGACAAGACATGCCTCTGTGtgtctacagagacagagaagaatcTCAGAGACAGAAGGGTGCCATTTGTTCATCTGGAAGCTTCTCCAGGCGCTCACCTTTGTCATCCAGTGGCCTGTCCACTCCAACATCTGTAGTGGATATCCCCCCTCCATTTGAGCTGGCCTACATCACCAAGAGACCCATCACAAAGAGCTCCCCCTCACTTCTCATCGAGGGAGACTcatcagagaaaaacaggaagaagaagtcCTCCATTAAACGCTTCCTGATGCTTAAGTTTAGGCGGAAAACAGAGAGCAAGTCTGTGGTGGATGTCAACCCGTCCTCCTTTAAGTCCTCAGCAGAATCCAGCCACCACACACCCAGCAGACTGCTGGATTTAGACAGACACAGCTTAAGTAGTTCTCCACAGCTCAACTCACGCTCTGCTAGTAAACCTCAAGTTCCATCTGAGCCGGCCTCCACCTTCTTGTTCTACAaggaaagtaaaagaaaagggAACTCTGTGGCCTTCCTCAATCGTAGTGTTGTCCGAGTGGAGTCCTTTGAGGACCGCTCCCGTGTGCCTTTCATACCTCTTCCCTTGACCAAGCCTCGCTCCATCTCCTTCCCCAACACAGATACCTCAGACTATGAGAATGTTCCTGCCATCAGCTCGGACTACGAGAACCTACAGGTCCCACAGCGTAGGCCTGTTCGACAGGGACCGTTCACGGACTTCTTTGACCGTCCCAGTTGTGTGCTGTCGTCTGCCAATGACACGGATGGTTATGTGGACATGAGCAGCCTCCCTGGGTTCAAGAGCAAAACTCAGTCAcctgaagaggaaacagaaag TGCCTACACAGAAGCCTACAATGTGTGTGCGGTGGCTGTCAGTCCACAGACTGGTTCAGCGGGTGATGTCAGGGGAGAGACAGCGGGTGAGGAAGACCAGGGGCGCACCTCTGAGGAGGAAGACGGAGGTGCAGACAGCAATTATGACAGACAG CCTGATGGCAGATCCAGAGCCTTTTACATCGCCAAAGAACTGGTGGATACAGAGAGATT GCATGTGAAAGCTCTCAAGCTTCTGCAGGAG GACTTTCGGGAAGCAGTGGGGGCAGCCGTTGGGGACGAGGGGGAACCTGTGTTGGAGGAAGAGAGGCTTCGAGAGATTCTCAACGAGCTGCCTGACGTTTACTCCCTGCACCGCAGAATCCTCACCGAGCTGGAGAACCGAATCCGACACTG GGAGGAGAGCCAGAGAATTGCAGACATCTTCCTGTGCAGAAAAGCGGAGTTCTTGGTTTTTACCACTTACATCGGCCACTACGACCGAAGTATGAACCTGCTGGAGGACAGCTGCCGAACTTCACCTGCCTTTGCAGCAATCGTTCACCAGTTTGAG CAGAGTCCAGCTGGGAAGAAGGTTTCTCTCAAACACCAGCTCCTGCAGGTCATTGTGCGTGTTGCTCAGTACCGCATGCTCCTCACCG ATTACCTGAACAACCTCTCCCCTGACTCCAAGGAATATGAAGACACCCAAG ctgCTGTGGCGATTGTGTCTGACATCGCAGATCAAGTAAATGACAGTTTAAAACATGGG GAGAACCTGTTGCGTCTGGTCAACATAGAGTACAGTGTGCACGGCCAGCGAGACCTGCTGCAGCCTGGCAGG GTTTTTGTTAAGGAGGGCACCCTGATGAAGGTCAGCAGGAAGAGTCGCCAGCCCCGTCATCTGTTTTTG ATGAACGACGTGTTGCTCTACACCTACCCTCAGCAGGACGGGAAATACAGACTGAAGAACACTCTGCCGCTCACTGGGCTGAAG GTCAGTAAACCCATCAtagaaaatgtccaaaatgcACTGAGGATCGAAGGAACAGACGTCTCCATCACTCTTTCTGCGAG CTCCTTCATTGAAAGAGAGGACTGGTTTTACACTCTAAGCCGCGCTGTAACTGAACACACCAGGGGATCTGTCAGCAGCTGCTCAGGAGAG gccAGAGATCGTCTCCATCTGTCTCTAGGAGAGAAAGCTCCCACGCTTGTTCCAGTCTCACAAGTGATGATGTGTATGAACTGCACCTCAGATTTCAGCCTCACTCTTCGTAAACACCACTGCCACGGCTGCGGGAGA ATTGTTTGTCGGAGCTGCTCCAGGAACAGATATCCACTGAAATACATGAAAGACCGCATGGCCAAAGTGTGTGATCACTGTTACAACGAGCTAAAGAAGAGAG